One Punica granatum isolate Tunisia-2019 chromosome 3, ASM765513v2, whole genome shotgun sequence genomic window carries:
- the LOC116200837 gene encoding uncharacterized protein LOC116200837 isoform X1 → MAARGSYLLEKPRRIARTAFFVVAMVASLLTSSLPLVVALGDVLVPCILVSSFTCVSCYGFKEHLRRYAFKSSLTDIPLVSIIRSLIITCVYLMCNGAALSHGPYLGTVSLCSFVSILLLSIKACVFSMNYQIEAEASSYSISRQRLHLKKSWGMPVLFLSSVVFALGHTVIAYRTSCRARRKLLIHRMDPEAGHDYLSILYTVLLLQVLSCKSVFSGYHKVPRSPTPTSGRNSKSGSEMRRKALGAAFDEGEVPIRALADSDSSFILCQGLVVHYKISLPYSPPHSFPLSTFVEPSVGCSTPHTAMGRLQLDRHPFSSLPDIQHNLQRSYSIQINGSSLYAPLLDDSVTSPVLSEDIPVLHLNDYSEEPCNLNSFPLDREMGGRDQSGIILVHGFGGGVFSWRHVMGMLARQADCPVVAFDRPGWGLTSRLRRKDWEEKDLPNPYKLENQVDLLLSFCVEMGFSSVTLVGHDDGGLLALKAAERIQASSNSHNVAIKGVVLLNVSLSREVVPAFARILLHTSLGKKHLVRPLLRTEVTQVVNHRAWYDATKLTPEVLSLYKAPLRVEGWDEALHEIGRLSYETVLSPQNAVLLLKAVGDLPVLVIAGAEDALIPLKSSQSMASKFVNSRLVAISGCGHLPHEECPKALLAAIAPFISRLSSSETESENK, encoded by the exons ATGGCCGCCCGGGGGAGTTACTTGCTGGAGAAGCCGAGGAGGATAGCCCGGACCGCGTTCTTCGTGGTGGCCATGGTGGCCTCGCTCCTGACGTCTTCTCTGCCGCTGGTGGTCGCCCTCGGGGACGTCCTCGTGCCGTGCATTCTGGTCTCGAGCTTCACCTGCGTCAGTTGTTACGGTTTCAAAGAGCATCTTAGGAGATACGCGTTCAAGAGCTCCTTGACGGACATTCCCCTCGTTTCGATCATCAGATCTCTCATCATCACCT GTGTTTATTTGATGTGCAATGGAGCAGCACTCTCCCACGGGCCGTACCTGGGCACTGTTTCTCTGTGTTCGTTCGTTTCGATTCTTCTCCTCTCCATCAAGGCTTGTGTTTTCTCAATGAATTATCAGATTGAAGCTGAAGCTTCATCGTATTCAATCTCGAGGCAAAGGCTCCATTTAAAGAAGTCATGGGGCATGCCTGTCTTGTTCCTCTCTTCTGTTGTATTCGCGCTAGGCCATACCGTGATCGCTTACCGGACAAGTTGCAGAGCAAGGCGGAAGCTCCTGATTCACCGCATGGATCCAGAAGCA gGTCATgattatttatcaattttgtACACTGTCCTACTTCTACAG GTTCTTTCATGCAAAAGTGTCTTCTCCGGCTACCATAAGGTTCCCAGATCCCCCACTCCCACTTCAGGAAGAAATTCAAAGAGTGGCAGTGAAATGAGGCGGAAGGCTCTAGGCGCTGCTTTTGATGAAGGGGAAGTCCCAATCAGAGCACTAGCTGACTCAGACAGCTCTTTTATATTGTGTCAAGGGCTTGTGGTCCATTACAAAATATCCTTGCCATATTCACCCCCTCATTCATTTCCCCTTTCAACCTTCGTTGAACCCAGTGTTGGTTGCAGCACACCGCACACAGCCATGGGAAGGCTACAACTTGACAGGCATCCCTTTAGTTCGTTGCCAGATATACAACATAACCTTCAAAGGAGCTACAGCATTCAAATTAATGGCTCATCCCTATATGCCCCTCTTTTGGACGATTCTGTAACTTCTCCAGTTCTTTCAGAAGACATTCCTGTTCTCCATCTGAATGATTATAGTGAGGAGCCATGCAATTTGAACTCCTTTCCCCTTGATCGAGAGATGGGTGGAAGAGATCAATCTGGAATTATCTTAGTGCATGGATTTGGAGGAGGAGTCTTTTCATGGAGGCATGTGATGGGGATGTTAGCTCGACAGGCTGATTGCCCGGTAGTGGCATTTGACCGTCCTGGTTGGGGATTAACTTCTAGGCTACGTCGGAAGGATTGGGAGGAAAAAGATCTGCCCAATCCATATAAACTTGAAAATCAG GTTGACCTACTCCTTTCTTTCTGTGTTGAGATGGGATTTTCTTCTGTTACTCTTGTTGGTCATGATGATGGGGGCTTGCTAGCCTTGAAGGCTGCTGAGAGAATCCAAGCATCATCAAATTCTCACAAT GTTGCAATCAAGGGGGTAGTTTTGTTAAATGTTAGCTTATCGAGAGAAGTGGTTCCTGCCTTTGCAAGGATACTTCTACACACTTCGCTTGGAAAGAAGCACTTGGTTCGACCTCTGCTACGAACTGAGGTCACTCAAGTGGTTAATCATCGAGCATGGTATGATGCTACCAAGCTAACACCAGAGGTTTTAAGCCTCTACAAG GCTCCTTTACGCGTAGAAGGTTGGGATGAAGCACTTCATGAGATAGGGAGACTCTCGTATGAGACTGTCCTCTCACCACAAAACGCTGTACTATTGCTTAAAGCAGTTGGTGACCTGCCAGTGTTGGTGATTGCCGGGGCTGAAGATGCACTCATACCTCTCAAATCTTCTCAGTCCATGGCCTCCAAATTTGTAAATTCT AGACTGGTTGCTATATCGGGTTGCGGTCATCTTCCGCACGAGGAGTGCCCAAAAGCATTACTTGCGGCAATAGCACCATTCATAAGCAGGCTCTCATCATCTGAAACAGAATCAGAGAACAAGTAG
- the LOC116200837 gene encoding uncharacterized protein LOC116200837 isoform X2, whose amino-acid sequence MAARGSYLLEKPRRIARTAFFVVAMVASLLTSSLPLVVALGDVLVPCILVSSFTCVSCYGFKEHLRRYAFKSSLTDIPLVSIIRSLIITCVYLMCNGAALSHGPYLGTVSLCSFVSILLLSIKACVFSMNYQIEAEASSYSISRQRLHLKKSWGMPVLFLSSVVFALGHTVIAYRTSCRARRKLLIHRMDPEAVLSCKSVFSGYHKVPRSPTPTSGRNSKSGSEMRRKALGAAFDEGEVPIRALADSDSSFILCQGLVVHYKISLPYSPPHSFPLSTFVEPSVGCSTPHTAMGRLQLDRHPFSSLPDIQHNLQRSYSIQINGSSLYAPLLDDSVTSPVLSEDIPVLHLNDYSEEPCNLNSFPLDREMGGRDQSGIILVHGFGGGVFSWRHVMGMLARQADCPVVAFDRPGWGLTSRLRRKDWEEKDLPNPYKLENQVDLLLSFCVEMGFSSVTLVGHDDGGLLALKAAERIQASSNSHNVAIKGVVLLNVSLSREVVPAFARILLHTSLGKKHLVRPLLRTEVTQVVNHRAWYDATKLTPEVLSLYKAPLRVEGWDEALHEIGRLSYETVLSPQNAVLLLKAVGDLPVLVIAGAEDALIPLKSSQSMASKFVNSRLVAISGCGHLPHEECPKALLAAIAPFISRLSSSETESENK is encoded by the exons ATGGCCGCCCGGGGGAGTTACTTGCTGGAGAAGCCGAGGAGGATAGCCCGGACCGCGTTCTTCGTGGTGGCCATGGTGGCCTCGCTCCTGACGTCTTCTCTGCCGCTGGTGGTCGCCCTCGGGGACGTCCTCGTGCCGTGCATTCTGGTCTCGAGCTTCACCTGCGTCAGTTGTTACGGTTTCAAAGAGCATCTTAGGAGATACGCGTTCAAGAGCTCCTTGACGGACATTCCCCTCGTTTCGATCATCAGATCTCTCATCATCACCT GTGTTTATTTGATGTGCAATGGAGCAGCACTCTCCCACGGGCCGTACCTGGGCACTGTTTCTCTGTGTTCGTTCGTTTCGATTCTTCTCCTCTCCATCAAGGCTTGTGTTTTCTCAATGAATTATCAGATTGAAGCTGAAGCTTCATCGTATTCAATCTCGAGGCAAAGGCTCCATTTAAAGAAGTCATGGGGCATGCCTGTCTTGTTCCTCTCTTCTGTTGTATTCGCGCTAGGCCATACCGTGATCGCTTACCGGACAAGTTGCAGAGCAAGGCGGAAGCTCCTGATTCACCGCATGGATCCAGAAGCA GTTCTTTCATGCAAAAGTGTCTTCTCCGGCTACCATAAGGTTCCCAGATCCCCCACTCCCACTTCAGGAAGAAATTCAAAGAGTGGCAGTGAAATGAGGCGGAAGGCTCTAGGCGCTGCTTTTGATGAAGGGGAAGTCCCAATCAGAGCACTAGCTGACTCAGACAGCTCTTTTATATTGTGTCAAGGGCTTGTGGTCCATTACAAAATATCCTTGCCATATTCACCCCCTCATTCATTTCCCCTTTCAACCTTCGTTGAACCCAGTGTTGGTTGCAGCACACCGCACACAGCCATGGGAAGGCTACAACTTGACAGGCATCCCTTTAGTTCGTTGCCAGATATACAACATAACCTTCAAAGGAGCTACAGCATTCAAATTAATGGCTCATCCCTATATGCCCCTCTTTTGGACGATTCTGTAACTTCTCCAGTTCTTTCAGAAGACATTCCTGTTCTCCATCTGAATGATTATAGTGAGGAGCCATGCAATTTGAACTCCTTTCCCCTTGATCGAGAGATGGGTGGAAGAGATCAATCTGGAATTATCTTAGTGCATGGATTTGGAGGAGGAGTCTTTTCATGGAGGCATGTGATGGGGATGTTAGCTCGACAGGCTGATTGCCCGGTAGTGGCATTTGACCGTCCTGGTTGGGGATTAACTTCTAGGCTACGTCGGAAGGATTGGGAGGAAAAAGATCTGCCCAATCCATATAAACTTGAAAATCAG GTTGACCTACTCCTTTCTTTCTGTGTTGAGATGGGATTTTCTTCTGTTACTCTTGTTGGTCATGATGATGGGGGCTTGCTAGCCTTGAAGGCTGCTGAGAGAATCCAAGCATCATCAAATTCTCACAAT GTTGCAATCAAGGGGGTAGTTTTGTTAAATGTTAGCTTATCGAGAGAAGTGGTTCCTGCCTTTGCAAGGATACTTCTACACACTTCGCTTGGAAAGAAGCACTTGGTTCGACCTCTGCTACGAACTGAGGTCACTCAAGTGGTTAATCATCGAGCATGGTATGATGCTACCAAGCTAACACCAGAGGTTTTAAGCCTCTACAAG GCTCCTTTACGCGTAGAAGGTTGGGATGAAGCACTTCATGAGATAGGGAGACTCTCGTATGAGACTGTCCTCTCACCACAAAACGCTGTACTATTGCTTAAAGCAGTTGGTGACCTGCCAGTGTTGGTGATTGCCGGGGCTGAAGATGCACTCATACCTCTCAAATCTTCTCAGTCCATGGCCTCCAAATTTGTAAATTCT AGACTGGTTGCTATATCGGGTTGCGGTCATCTTCCGCACGAGGAGTGCCCAAAAGCATTACTTGCGGCAATAGCACCATTCATAAGCAGGCTCTCATCATCTGAAACAGAATCAGAGAACAAGTAG